A segment of the Curtobacterium sp. MCSS17_007 genome:
GAACTGGTCCTCGGCGGGCACCAGCGGGAGCGGCTTCGCCTTGTTGTTGTAGATGTCGAGGAACGTCTTGGTCTGCTCGTCCGTCACGGAGTCAGCAGCCTCGGCGAGCACCGGCAGCGCCGAGTACGGCTTGTCCAGCGTCGTCTGCGTGTCCATGCTCGTCATGTACTTGACGAACTCCAGCGCGCCGTCCTTGTTCTTCGTGTTCTTGAAGATCGACAGGTTGATACCGGCCGGGAAGCTGGCGATCTCCTTGCCGCCCTCCGGCGCCGGCAGTGCGACCACGCCGTACTCGTCCGACTTCATGCCGAGGGACTCGATCGTCGCGTTCGCGTTGTTCTGGTTGAGGATGAACGCGGCCTTCTTCTTGGCGAAGTCGGTGGTCGACTGCGTTGCGTTGTCGTACTGCGCGTTCGAGGGGTTCGCGACCTTCGCGTCCTGCATGAGGTCCAGGTAGCGCTTGATGCCCTCGACGTTCGCCTTCGACGTGAAGGTCGGCTTGCCGTCCTCGTCGAACCACTCGCCCCCGTTCTGGGCCGAGTTGATGAACGCGAAGTGCGAGTTCTCCGTGTAGGAGCCGCCCGCGAGGCTGAAGCCGTACTTGCCGTCGGCGGTCAGCTTCTTCGCGTCCTCGACCATTTCCTCCCACGTGGTGGGGGGCGTGATGCCGGCGTCGGCGAGCATCTGCTTGTTGTAGTACAGGCCGTAGGCGAGACCGTAGAGCGGGACGCTCGTGACGGTCTCACCCGGGGCGCCGCCGGTGGAGAGCGCGACCTTGCCGAACTTGTCGGCGCCGCCGATGGCCTTCATCTCCGCGTCGCCGAACTCCTGGAAGGCGCCGGTGGCCTGGAGCGAGGTCGCCCAGGTGTTGCCGATGTTGACGACGTCAGGCCCCTGACCCGAGGTGACGGCGGTCTGGATCTTGTTCTGCAGGTCGTTCCAACCGATGACCTGGAGGTCCACCTTGATCCCGGTCTCCTCGGTGAACTTCTCGAGGACGGGGGTGAGCACCTCCTTGTCGTTCTGCAGGGACGTGCCCTGGTTCGACGCCCAGTACGTGAGCGTCTTCGAGTCGCCGGAGGAACCGGACGACCCGGAGGAGCAGGCCGTCAGGCCGGTCACGGTGAGTGCCGCGGCCGCGGTGATGGCCAGTGCGCGGATGGCAGTGCGCATGACTCTCTACTTTCTCGTCGTTGAGATGGTGCGAAGGGTGGTGCGTGTCGGGTGCTGCTGTGTCGGTGCGGGCCGACGTCGGCGCCGGCCCGCGGGCGGTGTCCGCCCCGTCCTGGTCAGGACAGGGTCGACTCCGCGGGGTCCCAGCCCTCGGGGAGGGTCGGGGAGGGCTCGACGGTGCTCTCGACGAGCACCGTCTCACCACGTTCTGCTGCCTCGGCGATGGAGACCATGACGTCGAGGACGTGGAAGGCGAGGGCACCGGGGACCCGGTTGTCCTGGCCGGCGCGGAGCGAGCGGGCGAGGTCGACCACGCCCGTGCCGCGCGAGTAGGTGGAGCCGACGGCCGGGATGGTCTCCGGCTCCTCGGTGCCGTGGGCGTACAGCTGCGTGTCGCCGTCGAACTCGTTCGGGTCCGGGAAGACGACCGTGCCGGTCTCCCCCGCGATCTCGACGAAGCCGGTGCGGCCGCGGTCCGACTCGAAGGAGAAGACGCTCTGGGCGCTGCCACCGTCCTCGAACTGGATGAGCGCGGAGTGGTTCGTCGGCACGTCCACCGGGAACTCGGTGCCCGCCTTCGGACCGGACCCGATGGTGCGGGTCGCGCGCGACCTCGAGGCCGTGGCGGTGACCTTCGCGACCGGCCCGAACGCCTGCACGAGCGTCGTGATGTAGTACGGGCCGATGTCGAACAGCGGACCCGCACCGTACGCGAACAGGAACTCGGGGCTCGGGTGCCACGACTCCGGACCGGGGCTCTGGAAGAGCGTCAGTCCGTTCAGGGGCGTCCCGATCCGGCCCTCGCGGATGGTGCGCAGGGCGGTCTGCAGCCCGGCGCCGAGGAACGTGTCCGGCGCGACGCTGACGGTCCTGCCGGCCGCGGCGGCCGCGTCGCGGAGCTGCGCGGCGCTCTCCCGGTCGAGGGCGTAGGGCTTCTCACCCCAGACGTGCTTGCCGGCGGCGAGCGCCTGCAGGGCGACCTCGACGTGGGCGGCGGGGATCGTGAGGTTCACGACGATCTCGATGTCGTCGTCGGCGAGGAGCTGTTCGACGGACCCGGACCCGGCGACGCCCCACTTCTCGGCCTGGGCGGCGGCACGCGGCTCGTCGATGTCGGCGATGAAGCGGACGACGACGTCGGGGAACACCGTCAGGTTCGACAGGTACTGGTCGGAGATGACCCCGGCCCCGATGACGCCGACACCGACCGGGCCGGTCCTCGTCGTCCCGACGGCCTGCTGGTCCACTGCGGTGTCGGTCATGCACGTGCCCCCTGGAGGAACGTGTAGGAGTCGGCGACGGCCTGGAACACGTCGCCCTCGTGGTCGTCGAGCTCGACGACGTGCAGCGCGTCCGGCGCGGCGGCGACGATCTCGCGGATCGGCATGACCCCGTCACCGACGGCGACCTGCTGCTTGTCGTCGTGCGAGCCGTCGCCGTCCTTGACGTGCAGGAACTGCACCTTGTCGCCGTACTTGCCGATGATCGCCACCGGGTCGTCGCCGCCGACCCGCACCCAGTAGGTGTCGAGCTCGAGCACGACGTCGTCGGACAGGGCGTCGGCGAAGACCTCGTACGCGCTGACCCCGTCGATGCGGTTCGAGAACTCGAACGCGTGGTTGTGGTAGCCGAGCACGAGCCCGTGGTCCGCGGCCCGGGGGGCGAGGGCGCTCAGCTCGCGGGCGATGGCCTCGACGTCCTCGCGCGTCGTCCAGCGTGTCTCGTCGATGTGCGGGTCGATCAGCGTGCCCAGCCCGATGGTGGTGCTCGCGTGGAGGATGCGCTCGAGGTCCTGCTCGCCGGCGTCCAGGAGCCGCGCGTGGCCGCTGGGTGCCTGCAGGCCGGCGGCGGCCAGGGCGTCCCGGAGCTCCTCGGCGCGGTCGACGAAGCCGAAGGCCTCGACGTTCGTGTAGCCGATGGAGGCGATGCGCTGGAGCGTGCCGGGCAGGTCCGCCGAGAGGGCGTCCCGCACCGTGTAGAGCTGGACCGAGAGGGGTTGCGTCACCAGGTGTTCTCCTCGTCGAGATGGTGGATCGTCAGTGATCGAGCGTCACACTATGGCCGCTTCTGTCGGCGGTCAAGCAAAAGTTGCGACCTCCTCGACAATCTTCGTTGCGCGGTGCGTTCGATGTGTGCTTCACTCCCGACATGGTCGACTTCACCCGGACGGCAGCGTCGCCTCCGGTCGGGACGAGCGAGCTCTTCCAGATCCTCCGCGACGGCGTGCCGCGGACCCGGGCGGAGCTCGCCGCCCTGACAGGACTGGCACGCTCGACGATCGCCGTGCGCCTCGACGCCCTCATCGACGTGGGGCTCGTGGGTGCCGTCGAGACGGCTGCGTCGACCGGCGGTCGGCCGCCCGCGCAGGTTGCCCTCGTGCCCCGCGCCCGCCTCGTCATCGCGGCCGACCTCGGCGCATCGCACGGTCGCGTCGCCGTGACCGACCTGGTCGCGTCGCCCCTCGCCACGCGCGAGGCACGGATCGACATCGCCGCCGGCCCGGTCCCCACGCTGAGCTGGCTCGTCGAGACGATCGACGAACTGCTGGCCGAGGTGGGGCGCGTCCGCGAGGACGTCGTCGCGATCGGCATCGGCGTGCCCGGCCCGGTCGAGTTCTCGACGGGGCGCCCGGCGAACCCGCCGATCATGCCCGGGTGGGACGGCTTCGACGTGCCGGGGTGGCTGCGGGGGCACGTCGCCGCGCACGTGCTGCTCGACAACGACGTGAACATCGCGGCGCTCGGCGAACGCGAGCACGGGTGGCCGGACGTCGACCACCTGCTGTTCGTGAAGGTGGCGACGGGCATCGGCTCCGGCATCGTCTCCGACGGGCAGCTCCGTCGTGGGGCGCAGGGCACCGCGGGCGACATCGGGCACGTCCGGGTCTCCCGCGCGGGTGACGTCCCGTGCCACTGCGGCAACACCGGGTGCCTCGAGGCCGTCGCCTCCGGTCCCGCCATCGCCCGCGCACTGCGCGCGAAGGGCCACGACGTGCACACGAGCGGTGACGTCATCGACCTCGTGAACCGGTCCGAGCTCGACGCGATCGGAGCCGTCCGCCAGGCCGGGCGTGACATCGGTGAGGTCCTCGCCACCTGTGTCTCCCTGGTGAACCCCTCGGTGATCGCGCTCGGCGGATCGATCACGCGTGCCGGGGAGCACCTGCTCGCCGGGGTCCGCGAGGTCGTCTACGCCCGGTCGATGCCCCTCGCCACCGAGCACCTCGTCATCGCGCAGTCCCGTGCCGGGTCGCTCGCCGCACTCCAGGGCGCCGCGGCGCTCGCGATCGGGTACGCGCTCTCCCCCGCCGGCGTCGACGAGCTCGTCGCCTTCGCGGAGCACCGCGCGCTCGTCTCCTGAGCGCGGACACCGCGCGCGTCGGTTCGCGCCGTGTCGGCCCGCGGGGTGAGAATCGTCGGGTGACGATCGTGCAGCCCACCCTGTGGGGCGACCTGGACCCCGGCCTGGAGGAACGCCCCGCGTCCACCACGTCGGCTGCGTCCGGCACACGGTCGGCACCACCGGCACCGGTCACGGCACGCGGAGCGTCCCCCGCACACATGCCGGCCCGTGGCGCCTTCACCGCCCTCCGCGGCCACACCGAGCGCATCGTCGCGCACTCGTCCGACCGCGTCGCGTGGCTGCGCGCCCGAGCGATGGGCATCACCGCCACCGACGTCGCGCGGCTGGCCTCGCTCCGCGCCGTCGAGGCCGTCGTCGCCGACAAGCGCTACGGCTCCCGGTTCTCGGGCAACGCGTGGACCGAGCACGGCAAGGACCGCGAACCGGTCATCGCCGCCTGGGTCGCGGCGACGCACGGCATCGAGCCGTCCGCGCACCTGTTCCACGCCAGCACCAACCGCGCCCACCTGGCGACCCCGGACGGGGTCGGGTACGACGCGTCGCAGCGCCTCGTGCTCGCCGAGATCAAGACGACCGGCAAGGCCTGGCGGAGCATCCCCCGGCACTACCTGCGGCAGGTGTGGTGGCAGCAGTACGTGCTCGGCGCCGAGCGGACCCTGTTCGTCTGGGAACGGCACGACGACTTCGTGCCTGTGGCTGACGAGCCCGAGTGCCGGTGGGTCGACCGGGACGACGACCAGATCCGTGGTCTCGTGCAGCTCGCCGACCTCGTGCTCGACAAGCTGCGGGCGTTCCGGGTCTAGACCCCACCGGGCGCAGTCGGCTCGTCCCACCGCGAGGATGCCCATCAGCCCGGTGGAGACCGCGATGCCGAGGCAGGACAGCGCCACCACGCCGGAGCGCCCGGTCGGAGGACAGCAGCCAGTCGAGCACCGCGTACAGCGGGGCCGGCTCGACAGCCGGGAACGCAGAAGGACCCGCACCGATACGGTGCGGGTCCTTCGATCCGATCAGTGGATCAGATGGCGTTGACGTCGAGCGGGATGCCCGGTCCGAAGGTCGTCGAGACGGCGCCCTTCATGATGTAGCGACCCTTCGAGGCGGACGGCTTGAGGCGGACGATCTCCTCGAGCGCGGCCGAGATGTTCTCGTCGAGCTGCTCCGGCGTGAACGAGGCCTTGCCGACGACGAAGTGCACGTTGGCGTGCTTGTCGACGCGGAACTCGATCTTGCCGCCCTTGATGTCGTTGACGGCCTGCGCGACGTTCGGGGTCACGGTGCCGGTCTTCGGGTTGGGCATGAGGCCACGCGGGCCGAGCACCTTGCCGAGTCGACCGACCTTGCCCATGAGCTCCGGCGTGGCGACGGCGGAGTCGAACGCGGTGTAGCCCTCGGCCACCTTCGCGATGAGCTCGTCGCCACCGACCTCGTCGGCCCCGGCGGCGATGGCGGCCTCGGCCGCAGCGCCCACCGCGAAGACGATGACGCGGGCGGTCTTGCCCGTACCGTGCGGCAGGATGACGGTGCCGCGGACCATCTGGTCGGCCTTGCGCGGGTCGACGCCGAGCTTCAGCGCGACCTCGACCGTGGAGTCGGTCTTCGCCGAGCCGGTCTCCTTCGCGAGGGCGACTGCCTCGGTCGGGGTGTAGAACTTGTCGGCCTCGATCTTCGCGGCCGCGGCCTGGTAGGCCTTGGACTTCTTCGCCATGGTGTTCTCCTTGCAGAGCTACGTGGTTGACGAGCCGGCGAGGCTCTCCCACGGGGAGGGGTCGGGGTGTGTGGAGCGCTGAGGCTTACGCCTCGACCGTGATGCCCATCGAACGAGCGGTGCCGGCGATGATCTTCGCGGCCTGCTCGATGTCGTTGGCGTTCAGGTCGGCCTGCTTGGTCTCGGCGATCTGACGGACCTGGTCCATCGAGATCTTCGCGACCTTGACCGTGTGCGGGGTCGAGGACCCCTTCTGCACACCCGCGGCCTTCTTGATCAGCTCTGCGGCCGGCGGGGTCTTGAGGACGAACGTGAACGAACGGTCCTCGTAGACGGTGATCTCGACCGGCACGACGTTCCCGCGCTGCGACTCGGTCGCGGCGTTGTACGCCTTGCAGAACTCCATGATGTTCACGCCGTGCTGACCGAGCGCAGGACCGATCGGCGGGGCCGGGTTGGCGGCGCCCGCGTTGATCTGCAGCTTGATGAGGCCCGTGACCTTCTTCTTCGGTGCCATGTTGTGCTTCCTCCTGGAATCGAACGCACGGGGATCCGTGCACTCTCCCGCTGGCCCGGCGGATCCGGACCGCGGTGAAGCCCCGCATGCCTCAGCACGCGGGGCCAAACCTCAATAGTCTACCCGATCACCAGGACCGGGTCGACGGGTGGGGACGATCTAGAGCTTGGTGACCTGGTCGAAGCTCAGCTCGACCGGGGTCTCGCGCTCGAACAGCGAGACGAGGACGGTGAGCTTGCCGCTCTCCGGCTTGATCTCCGAGATCGAACCCGGCAGGCCCGCGAACGAGCCTTCCTTGATGGTGATGGTCTCCCCGATCTCGAAGTCGACCTCGGCCTGCGGCTGGGCCTGGGCGGCACCGCCGGACTTCGCGCCACCCTTGGCCGGAGCGGCCTCGGCGACCTGGACCAGGGACTTCAGCATGCCGAACGCCTCGTCGAACCGGAGCGGCGTCGGGTTGTGCGCGTTGCCGACGAAGCCCGTCACACCGGGGGTGTGCCGGACGACGGACCACGAGTCCTCGTTGAGGTCCATGCGGACGAGCACGTACGAGGGGATCCGGACGCGGGTGACCAGCTTGCGCTGCCCGTTCTTGATCTCGACGACGTCCTCCATCGGGACCTCGACCTGGTAGATGGAGTCCTCCATCGACATCGAGACCATGCGGTTCTCGATGTTCGACTTCACGCGGCGTTCGAAGCCCGCGTACGAGTGGATGACGTACCACTTGCCCGGCTTCATCCGCAGCTCGGCCTTGAACGCCTCGTACGGGTCGACCTCGGACTCCTCGGCCTCGGTGTCGTCCAGCGCCTCGTCCGCGGCGAGCGTCTCGTTCGCCTCGGCCGCGGTGGCCTCCTCGAGCTCGGACTCCTCCTCGTCCTCGACCGCCTCGACGGCGGCTTCGGCCTCGTCGGCGGAGTCGATCTCGAGCGCGTCGTCGACGACCGCGTCGGCCTCGGGGTCGCGGGACTCGGCCAGCGCGGCGAGGGCCTCGTCGATGGAGGCGTCGACCGTGCCGTCGTCCGGCTCGTCGCTCAGGCCGAGGGACTCGTCGTCCTCGTCCTCGACCGAGATGGCGCGCTCTTCGGCGGACTCGACCGAACGGCCCTCGCTCGTCTCGACGTCGCCTTCCTGGTTCTCCTCGACCTCGGAGGACTGCTCGGCAGCCGTGGCGAGGTCGATGTCGTCGCGGGAGTTGTCAGACACTGTCGATTCTTTCCGTTCGGTGGTGCGGATCGGGTGTTCGGTCGGAGCGGTACGCATCCGTCGCCGTCTCGGGGCGACCGTACTCCTGTCGGGATCCAGCCAGGTGCACGGACGCCTACCAGCCGTCACTCGGCCGGCCGAGGTCGGGTCAGACCGTGGGACCGTTGCCGAAGACGTACCCGACGCCGAGACCGAAGACGAAGTCGAGGATCGACACCAGGATCATCATCACGACGACGAAGACGAGCACGACACCGGTGTAGCTGAACAGCTCCTTGCGTGTCGGCGTGACGACCTTGCGGAGCTCGCCGATGACCTGGCGGATGAAGAGGGCGATGGCAGCGAACGGGCCACCGCGCTTGGCGCGGTCGGCCTTCGCCTTCGCGACGACGTCGTCCGTCGTCGTTTCCATGTCCTTGCTCGCCAACTTCACACCTTCCAGACTTGCAGGGCGGACAGGACTCGAACCTGCAACCTGCGGTTTTGGAGACCGCTGCTCTACCAATTGAGCCACCGCCCTAGGAGGGGTTGAACCCCCGGGCACGTTCCGTCACCGTTCCGTGCACCGGTGGTCGAGTGTACGGGAGTCCGTCACACGCTGTCCACTTGGCCGCCTCCCCGGCGTGCCGCGCCGGTAGGCTGGCGGCCGTGAGCACCGCAGCCCCCGGCCCCGAGTCCACCGCCCACGAGTCCGTCCAGCACGCCGTCGACGCGACCACCGACCGACCGCGCATCGCCTCGCGCATCGCCGCGATCGCCGAGTCGGCGACGCTCAAGGTCGATGCGAAGGCCAAGGCGCTCAAGGCCGCCGGCCGTCCGGTCATCTCCTTCGCCGCCGGCGAGCCGGACTTCGCGACGCCACGGCACGTCGTCGAGGCGGCCGTCCTCGCCGTCCAGGACCCCGCGAACCACCGCTACACGCCGGCCACCGGCCTCCCTGAGCTGAAGCGTGCGATCGCCGAGAAGACCGCCCGCGAGTCCGGCGTCGTCGTCGACCCGTCGCAGGTCATCGTCACGAACGGCGGCAAGCAAGCCGTCTACCAGGCGTTCCAGACGATCGTCGACGAGGGCGACGAGGTCCTGCTCCCCGCCCCGTACTGGACCACCTACCCGGAGGCGATCCGCCTGGCCGGTGGCACGCCGGTCGAGGTCTTCGCCGGCAGTGACCAGGACTACCTCGTCACGGTCGAGCAGCTGGAGGCCGCGCGCACGCCGCACACCAAGGCGCTCCTGTTCTGCTCGCCGTCGAACCCGACCGGCTCGGTGTACTCCGCCGAGCAGACGAAGGCGATCGGCGAGTGGGCGCTCGAGCACGGCATCTGGGTGATCAGCGACGAGATCTACCAGGACCTGGTCTACGACGACGTCCGGTTCACGGGCGTCCTCGAGGCGGTCCCGGCCCTCGCCGACACCACGATCCTGGTGAACGGTGTCGCCAAGACCTACGCGATGACCGGCTGGCGGGTCGGGTGGTTCATCGGGCCGGCTGACGCCGTCAAGGCCGCTTCCAACCTGCAGTCGCACCTGTCCTCGAACGTCGCGAACGTGTCACAGCGTGCCGCGATCGCCGCACTGACCGGCCCGCAGGAGCCCGTCGAGGCGATGCGCGAGGCGTTCGACCGTCGCCGTCGCACCATCGTCGAGGGGCTCAACGCGATCCCGGGCTTCGTCACGCCGACGCCGAAGGGCGCCTTCTACGTGTACCCGGACGTCACGGCGCTGCTCGGCCGCGAGTGGGCCGGCTCGACCCCCACGACGACGCTCGAACTCGCGGACCTGATCCTCGAGCACGCCGAGGTCGCGGTCGTCCCTGGCGAGGCGTTCGGCCCGTCCGGCTACATCCGGATGTCGTACGCGCTCGGCGACGACGACATCGCCGAGGGCGTCCGCCGCCTGGCGGAGTTCTTCTCCGCCTAGGCCACACCGCACCACGCGACGTGGGCGGTTCCTCGCGACGGTACGTCGCTGCGAGGAACCGCCCACGTCGCGTTCCGCGAGACCGCGTCGGCCGTCCGGGCGGGCCGGAGCACGTCCGGCGGTCAGCTCGCGGCGAGCAGGTCCCCGACCACCACCGGCTCCGGGACCAGCGCGACCCCGAAGCGGTTGAGGACGGTCACCTGCACGTAGCGCGCCAGCTCGGCGACCTGCGCCGCCGTCGCGCCACCGCGGTTCGTGAGCGCCAGGGTGTGCTTCGACGAGATCCCCGCGTGCGACCCGGGCACTGCGTACCCGCGGTGGACCCCGGCGTGCTCGATGAGCCAGGCTGCGCTGAGCTTCACGTCGTCGCCGGCCGGCCAGCGCGGGGCCTCGGTGGGCAACGTCTCGGCGAAGGCCGCCGACACGATGGGGTTCGTGAAGAACGACCCGGCGCTCCACGTGTCCGGGTCGTCGGCGTCGAGCACCATGCCCTTCGAGGACCGCAGGCCGAGCACCGTCGTCCGGATCGTCATCGGGTCGACCGGGGTGCCGAGGTCGACGCCGAGCGAGCCGGCGAGCTGGGCGTAGCGCACCGGGACCCCCTCGTCGACGGTCGTGCCGAGGCGGAACTCCACGGTGAGGACGACCCCCCGTCGCCCGTGCTTGAGCGTCGACGTCCGGTAGCCGAGCGCCAGCTCGGCCGCGCCGACCCACGTGCGCTCCCCCGTCGACGCGTCGAGGAACTCGATCCGGGTGAGCACGTCGGAGAGCTCGACCCCGTAGGCGCCGATGTTCTGCACGGGGGCGGCGCCGACGGTGCCCGGGATGCCGCTGAGCGCCTCCAGGCCGGTCCACCCGTTCTCGACGGTCGTCGCGACGAACCGGTCCCAGGGCTCGCCGGCCGCGACGCGGACGGTGACGCCGTCGGCGTCCGGCTCCGCGGCCAGCCCGTGCGTGCGCACGAGCACCACGGTGCCCGCGAAGCCCTCGTCGGCGACGAGCAGGTTGCTGCCACCCCCGACCACGAGCCACTCGTCGTCCTGCCACGCGGTGCGCGCGTGGGCGACGAGCTCGTCGGTGGTCTCCGCGGTCAGCAGCGTCGCAGCGGGGCCGCCCACGCGGAACGTGGTGAGGTCGGCCAGCCGCGTCCCCCCGGTCAGTGGAACACCACCGTGACCTGCGCCTTGCCGAGCACGGTCTGCCCGGCGGCCGTCACGGTGAGGTCGATGCGCTGCGGGCGACCCTCGCCGTCGACGGTGCCGACCTTGGCGACCACGCCGACGGTCGCACCCTGCTCCGGGTCGACCACCACGGGGCGGGTGAACCGGACGCCGTAGCGCTGGACCCAGCCGCGGTCGCCGAGCCACTCGGAGACGGGCTGGACCGCGAGGCCCATCGTGAGCATGCCGTGGGCGAGGACGCCGGGCAGCCCGACGGACGCGGCCACGTCGTCGCGGTAGTGGATCGGGTTGAAGTCCCCCGAGGCGCCGGCGTAGCGGACGAGCGAGTCGCGGGTCAGGTGGACCTCGCGCTCGGCGACGACGGTGCCGACCTCGAGTGCGGTGACGGGGGCGGTGGTCATGCGTCGTCTCCTCGGACCACGAGGGTGGAGGTCGCCGTGACGACGTGCTCCCCCGTGGCGTCGTTCATCGTGCTCTCGGCCGTCACCATCGCGTTGCCGCCGAGGGTCTTCACGCTCGTGACGGTGAGGGTGGCGGTGAGTTCGTCGCCGGCGACGATCGCCCGGTCGTAGGTGAAGGACTGCTCGCCGTGCACGACGCGGGAGAAGTCGATGCCGGCGTCGGGCTCGGCCAGGAGCTGCGCGAGCGTCGCCTCCTGCACGACGACCGCGAAGGTCGGCGGCGCGACGACGTCGGCGTACCCGGCGGCGCGGGCCGCCTCGGGCTCGTGGTGGATCGGGTTCGTCGCGAACACGGCGCGCGAGAACTCGCGCACCTTCTCACGACCGACCAGGTAGGGCGGGGCCGGCGGGAACGTCCTGCCGACGAGCTCGGGGTTCACAGACACGAGGGAGAGTCTACCGAGCACCCGCGACACGCCCCCTGTTCATGAGCTTGCATCGGCTATGATCACCGCACGGCGTCCGGGGGGACGCAGCGGGGACGACTCCGGGTTCGGGGAGGGACGCATGGAGCACACGACGGAGTACGCGGTGCACACGGGAGACCGGTGCACCGCCATGGAGGTCGCCGGAGCAGCACTCCGGGAGACCGGGCACCGGGTGGAGTCCACGGGTGGGACGATCACCGCGACGACCGGCAACCGGTTGTTGACGATCCTGCTCGGGGCACTGGTGCACCCGTCGCGCGAGTTCCGGCGCTACGAGGTCTCGACGACGGTCACGGGCACGTCCACCACCATCACGCTGCGGCATGCCCAGCACGGCGTGGCGGTGTCCGGCGGGAGCATCGGTGCCGGTAGGCGGCGGAGCGCGTGGCGGCAGGTCGAGGCGACGCTCGAGCGGGCGCTCCGCGCAGCGGGCGTGCTCACCGCTCCCCCGCGCTGAGGCGTCGGTCCGGTCGGCCGTCGGGGCGAGGGCGGCGCCGCGGGCGTCGCGCTGTGGCTCGAGCGCTGCCGATGCGCTGCGGTGTCGTGCTGCCGGCGCGCGCTGCCGGTGTCGTGCTGCGGCGCGCGCTGCCGGTGCCCCCCGGCAGAACGGGCGTACCGGGTGTGAACGGGCGTACCTGGTCGAGCGGAACCACCAGGCATGCCCGATCCCACCAGACACAGCACTCGTCATGGGAAAGAACCGTCGGACCGGACGCGCGGCGGAGCCCGGGAACGACGAAAGCCCGGCGAACTGGCCGCCGGGCCTGTGGTAGCGAGGACGGGACTTGAACCCGTGACCCCACGATTATGAGTCGTGTGCTCTAACCAACTGAGCTACCCCGCCAGAGATCCGGAGCGAGAACAGCTCCGGGTCGGAGCCCCGAGTCAGGATTGAACTGACGACCCCTTCCTTACCATGGAAGTGCTCTACCACTGAGCTATCGGGGCGAGTGCCGCTCGGCGGCACCACACGAGAATAGCAGACGCGCGACGGTGGTCAGGAACCGGACGTGACGCCCGGGCGTGCCGCCGCTCCCCCGCTAGTTCGCGTTGGCTCGCAGCCAGGTCAGCGGGTCCACCGGGACACCGTCGACGTGGATCTCCAGGTGCAGGTGCGGGCCCGTCGAGTTGCCGGTCGACCCGACCTCGCCGAGCTCGTCCCCGACGGCGACCTGCTGGCCCTTGACGACCTTGAAGGTGCCGTCCTTCATGTGGCCGTAGACGCTGGTGAACTGCTTGCCGTCGACGTCGTGCTGCACCCACACGTCGTTGCCGAAGCCGCCGTCATGCGCCTGGACCTTGATCACCGTGCCGGCCGCGACGGAACGGATCGGTGTGCCCTCGCCCGGAGCGAAGTCGACACCCATGTGGCTCGTCGAGCAGAACGAGCAGCCCGCGACCTGTCGGCCGCCGAAGCCCGAGGTGATCGGCACGCCGGTGAGGAACGGCCACTGGATCGAACCGTTCGGGTCGTTCGAGAACGACGACGCATCGACGTTCTTGTACTGCGTCGCCGACGTCACCGAGTACTGGTCACGCGCGGTCTCGGCATCACCGGCCGCCGCACCGACGCTGAGCGACTGCGCGGCTCCGGCGGCGGTCGTGCGGGCCGTGGTCGAGTCGGCCGTCGGGACCCAGAGCGCCTGCGCCGGGAGCGACGTCGACACGACGAGGCCGGCGGCGAAGAGGAGGGCGCCCACGGCGGTCACCCGGGAGGCGGCTCGTCGGAACGCGCTGCCGCGAACGGCCTGCTCGCGCCCGGCGGCAGGGGTCGTCGGGACGGCGGCAATGTGGCGGGTGGCGCGGTCGACGTGCACCGCGGGGGTGACGCGGCCGGTCCGACGCGCGGGCGGGACCTGCCCGAGCACCCGGCGGGGAACGGCAGTCGAGGGCGTCGGTGCGGGGGTCGCGTCGACGACGGGCGCGACGTCCGGGGACGCAG
Coding sequences within it:
- the rplK gene encoding 50S ribosomal protein L11, giving the protein MAPKKKVTGLIKLQINAGAANPAPPIGPALGQHGVNIMEFCKAYNAATESQRGNVVPVEITVYEDRSFTFVLKTPPAAELIKKAAGVQKGSSTPHTVKVAKISMDQVRQIAETKQADLNANDIEQAAKIIAGTARSMGITVEA
- the nusG gene encoding transcription termination/antitermination protein NusG; the encoded protein is MSDNSRDDIDLATAAEQSSEVEENQEGDVETSEGRSVESAEERAISVEDEDDESLGLSDEPDDGTVDASIDEALAALAESRDPEADAVVDDALEIDSADEAEAAVEAVEDEEESELEEATAAEANETLAADEALDDTEAEESEVDPYEAFKAELRMKPGKWYVIHSYAGFERRVKSNIENRMVSMSMEDSIYQVEVPMEDVVEIKNGQRKLVTRVRIPSYVLVRMDLNEDSWSVVRHTPGVTGFVGNAHNPTPLRFDEAFGMLKSLVQVAEAAPAKGGAKSGGAAQAQPQAEVDFEIGETITIKEGSFAGLPGSISEIKPESGKLTVLVSLFERETPVELSFDQVTKL
- the secE gene encoding preprotein translocase subunit SecE encodes the protein METTTDDVVAKAKADRAKRGGPFAAIALFIRQVIGELRKVVTPTRKELFSYTGVVLVFVVVMMILVSILDFVFGLGVGYVFGNGPTV
- a CDS encoding pyridoxal phosphate-dependent aminotransferase → MASRIAAIAESATLKVDAKAKALKAAGRPVISFAAGEPDFATPRHVVEAAVLAVQDPANHRYTPATGLPELKRAIAEKTARESGVVVDPSQVIVTNGGKQAVYQAFQTIVDEGDEVLLPAPYWTTYPEAIRLAGGTPVEVFAGSDQDYLVTVEQLEAARTPHTKALLFCSPSNPTGSVYSAEQTKAIGEWALEHGIWVISDEIYQDLVYDDVRFTGVLEAVPALADTTILVNGVAKTYAMTGWRVGWFIGPADAVKAASNLQSHLSSNVANVSQRAAIAALTGPQEPVEAMREAFDRRRRTIVEGLNAIPGFVTPTPKGAFYVYPDVTALLGREWAGSTPTTTLELADLILEHAEVAVVPGEAFGPSGYIRMSYALGDDDIAEGVRRLAEFFSA
- a CDS encoding UDP-N-acetylmuramate dehydrogenase, with the translated sequence MTGGTRLADLTTFRVGGPAATLLTAETTDELVAHARTAWQDDEWLVVGGGSNLLVADEGFAGTVVLVRTHGLAAEPDADGVTVRVAAGEPWDRFVATTVENGWTGLEALSGIPGTVGAAPVQNIGAYGVELSDVLTRIEFLDASTGERTWVGAAELALGYRTSTLKHGRRGVVLTVEFRLGTTVDEGVPVRYAQLAGSLGVDLGTPVDPMTIRTTVLGLRSSKGMVLDADDPDTWSAGSFFTNPIVSAAFAETLPTEAPRWPAGDDVKLSAAWLIEHAGVHRGYAVPGSHAGISSKHTLALTNRGGATAAQVAELARYVQVTVLNRFGVALVPEPVVVGDLLAAS
- a CDS encoding MaoC/PaaZ C-terminal domain-containing protein, producing the protein MTTAPVTALEVGTVVAEREVHLTRDSLVRYAGASGDFNPIHYRDDVAASVGLPGVLAHGMLTMGLAVQPVSEWLGDRGWVQRYGVRFTRPVVVDPEQGATVGVVAKVGTVDGEGRPQRIDLTVTAAGQTVLGKAQVTVVFH
- a CDS encoding MaoC family dehydratase N-terminal domain-containing protein, with product MSVNPELVGRTFPPAPPYLVGREKVREFSRAVFATNPIHHEPEAARAAGYADVVAPPTFAVVVQEATLAQLLAEPDAGIDFSRVVHGEQSFTYDRAIVAGDELTATLTVTSVKTLGGNAMVTAESTMNDATGEHVVTATSTLVVRGDDA